One genomic region from Campylobacter concisus encodes:
- a CDS encoding NADH-quinone oxidoreductase subunit C has product MREYKLKNDLQKKQYYKEKFYIEKQTPKDEARGSKFDEELAILEQNGVEILSNYVEFDQLILYINSSENFKALERLKSFGYEQLSELAALDFTSQKGGYEVFYQLLSVSKNRRTRVKCFVKKDEMLKSVCELYKSANWAEREMYDLSGVLIKDHPNLKRLIMPDDWHSHPLLKSYPLVGDEAAKWYEVDKIFGAEFREQIGEENRNPAFVDEKDTFGFSRVFSEEYEYQEEGGVKFVKKAKFNESQIVKERP; this is encoded by the coding sequence ATGAGAGAGTATAAGCTAAAGAATGATCTGCAAAAAAAGCAGTATTACAAAGAGAAATTTTACATAGAAAAGCAGACGCCAAAAGATGAGGCAAGAGGTTCTAAATTTGATGAGGAACTAGCCATCTTAGAGCAAAACGGAGTAGAAATTTTATCTAACTATGTGGAGTTTGATCAGCTTATACTTTATATAAATTCTAGTGAAAATTTTAAAGCGCTTGAGAGACTAAAAAGCTTTGGCTACGAGCAACTTAGCGAGCTTGCAGCACTTGATTTTACAAGTCAAAAAGGTGGATATGAGGTTTTTTATCAGCTTCTTAGCGTTAGTAAAAATAGACGCACTCGTGTAAAATGCTTTGTAAAAAAGGATGAAATGCTAAAAAGCGTTTGCGAGCTTTATAAAAGCGCAAACTGGGCTGAGCGCGAGATGTATGATCTAAGCGGCGTTTTGATAAAAGATCATCCAAATTTAAAGCGCCTCATCATGCCTGATGACTGGCACTCACACCCACTCTTAAAGAGCTATCCGCTAGTGGGCGACGAGGCTGCTAAATGGTACGAGGTGGATAAAATTTTTGGCGCTGAGTTTAGAGAGCAGATCGGCGAAGAGAACCGCAACCCAGCATTCGTTGACGAGAAAGACACCTTTGGATTTTCAAGGGTGTTTAGCGAAGAGTACGAGTATCAAGAAGAAGGTGGCGTAAAATTTGTCAAAAAGGCTAAATTTAACGAGAGCCAGATAGTAAAGGAAAGACCTTGA
- a CDS encoding YajQ family cyclic di-GMP-binding protein, giving the protein MATEHSFDISAEVDIMEVKNALETAKKEIAARYDFKGLAAEVELNEKEKFITLLSSSDNKIDALKDIVISKLIKRNIPPVAITETKREPASGGNLKATLKLNDTLDGENSKKITKAIKDSKIKVSAQIRGEEIRVTSKSIDDLQECIKLVRGLNLELPISFKNLK; this is encoded by the coding sequence ATGGCAACTGAGCATAGTTTTGATATAAGTGCCGAGGTCGATATAATGGAGGTCAAAAACGCTCTTGAGACGGCAAAAAAAGAGATCGCGGCAAGATATGATTTTAAAGGGCTTGCAGCTGAAGTTGAGCTAAACGAAAAAGAGAAATTTATCACGCTTCTTAGCTCAAGCGACAACAAGATCGACGCACTAAAAGACATCGTGATCTCAAAGCTCATCAAGCGCAACATCCCACCAGTAGCGATCACAGAGACAAAAAGAGAGCCAGCGAGTGGCGGAAATTTAAAAGCGACGCTAAAACTAAACGACACACTTGATGGTGAAAACTCAAAAAAGATCACCAAAGCGATCAAAGACTCAAAGATCAAGGTGAGCGCGCAGATCAGGGGCGAAGAGATCAGAGTGACAAGTAAAAGCATAGATGACTTGCAAGAGTGCATAAAGCTGGTTAGAGGGTTAAATTTAGAACTTCCGATAAGCTTTAAAAACTTAAAATAA
- a CDS encoding cyclic peptide export ABC transporter, whose amino-acid sequence MLANLIKKNIYQISKIVLLTLVFSGLGVWTLSFINNELVSLKEFDPILAIKFIAVLLLFFISAIAANISLTNFGHKFIYELRYQSVKQILDTPNSVINEIGKAKIIASLNNDIKTITFAFMSATGFIQSLVFIVCASIYLCVIAPKIFIFLSIWIGATLFINTLFMKKIHLYFKHSRVQDDALQKHYDDIVEGHRELSLNRARASVCFDELNFTGDKKRQNMVKADIYHALSDNFTNIMLLGSVGLCVFLCVAFDWASLQTALSISLTILFLRGSFMSMVGSIPAALSAKVSLEKIMSLNLNKFQEGFKFDDSLSDEWRSIRLKDINFNYTHGKFSLKDVNLEIKRGEITFIIGKNGSGKSTLINLLCGLIRPSSGEIYLDSTKIDERNLQSYQAKISAIFADFYLFSQTLSHNGFASQSEIDELLVLLEIDKKVSIIDNKLSTTQLSTGQRKRLSLLIAILEHRSILILDEWAADQDPLFKRKFYKEILPFLQSKGISIIAVSHDDSYFDVATRIILVKDGFVRELDESERISAAKDAVEKIK is encoded by the coding sequence ATGCTTGCAAATTTAATTAAAAAAAACATCTACCAAATTTCTAAAATAGTGTTATTAACACTTGTATTTAGCGGGCTTGGTGTCTGGACCCTTTCATTTATAAATAATGAGCTTGTAAGCTTAAAGGAATTTGATCCGATTCTTGCAATTAAATTTATAGCAGTCTTACTTTTATTTTTTATAAGCGCCATCGCCGCAAATATATCGCTTACAAATTTTGGACATAAATTTATCTACGAGCTAAGATATCAAAGTGTAAAGCAAATTTTAGATACGCCAAATAGCGTGATAAACGAGATCGGCAAGGCAAAGATCATAGCTAGTCTAAACAATGACATAAAAACGATCACATTTGCCTTTATGAGCGCTACTGGCTTTATACAAAGCCTAGTTTTTATCGTCTGCGCTAGCATCTACCTTTGTGTAATCGCTCCAAAAATTTTTATCTTTTTGTCCATTTGGATCGGTGCGACTCTTTTTATAAATACGCTTTTTATGAAAAAAATTCATCTTTATTTTAAGCATTCTAGAGTTCAAGATGATGCATTGCAAAAGCACTACGACGATATCGTAGAGGGACATAGAGAGCTTAGTTTAAATAGAGCAAGGGCAAGTGTCTGCTTTGATGAGTTAAATTTTACAGGCGATAAAAAACGCCAAAATATGGTAAAGGCCGATATTTATCACGCATTAAGTGATAATTTTACAAACATTATGCTGCTTGGCTCAGTTGGACTTTGTGTATTTTTGTGCGTAGCATTTGACTGGGCGAGCCTGCAAACGGCACTAAGCATTAGCCTAACGATACTATTTTTAAGAGGCTCCTTTATGAGTATGGTTGGCTCCATACCAGCTGCACTTAGTGCTAAAGTGAGCTTAGAAAAGATCATGAGCTTAAATTTAAATAAATTTCAGGAAGGCTTTAAATTTGACGATAGCCTAAGTGACGAGTGGCGAAGCATTAGGCTAAAGGATATAAATTTCAACTACACTCACGGCAAATTTAGCCTAAAAGATGTAAATTTAGAGATCAAACGCGGTGAGATAACGTTTATCATCGGTAAAAATGGCAGTGGCAAAAGCACTCTTATAAATTTACTTTGCGGGCTAATACGCCCAAGTAGTGGCGAGATTTACCTTGATAGCACAAAAATAGATGAAAGAAATTTACAAAGTTATCAGGCAAAGATTAGCGCTATTTTTGCTGATTTTTATCTATTTTCGCAAACGCTTTCTCATAATGGCTTTGCTAGCCAAAGTGAAATAGACGAGCTTTTAGTCTTACTTGAGATCGATAAAAAAGTAAGTATCATAGATAATAAGCTTAGTACCACGCAACTCTCAACCGGTCAGCGAAAGCGTCTAAGCCTACTAATAGCCATATTAGAGCACCGCTCTATCCTTATCCTAGATGAATGGGCAGCCGATCAAGATCCGCTCTTTAAACGAAAATTTTACAAAGAAATTTTGCCGTTTTTACAAAGTAAGGGCATCAGCATAATCGCTGTTAGCCACGATGATAGCTACTTTGATGTAGCAACTAGGATCATCTTGGTAAAAGATGGCTTTGTGCGTGAGCTTGATGAGAGCGAGCGAATAAGTGCTGCAAAAGATGCAGTTGAGAAGATAAAATAG
- a CDS encoding coproporphyrinogen III oxidase family protein codes for MIFKNIVENFAVNYAHNSIQRSLYNEFNIDILTTTYTKTPKKDKKYMLYAHVPFCHTFCPYCSFHKYHYEQELAKVYFENLREEMRQVKEAGFDFDSLYVGGGTTLINEPELEKTLKLAKELFSIDEISAESDPNHISPESLARFDGLIDRLSVGVQSFDDETLKRVGRYEKFGSAKEIKRKLELALGKIPVISLDLIFNLPNQTKEQLINDINTAKSISPQQITFYPLMKSELTRENIARSLGVSNIDNEREFYEIITEEFSKSNYKQSNAWAFSNEKSADLRDEYVGSNLEYLGVGSGAFSFLNGELVINAFNLLEYGKRIKNRQSPVIAKCGFSKKERLKYTFLTRLFDGGVDIKRYNDENSTNINKALFMELSLLKLVNAVYEENGIIKPTFFGKYICIVLMRDFYAGMDKVRAIFKDDAKIKRSKVLRIMSENTEQKYEPNIIQPRAAM; via the coding sequence ATGATCTTTAAAAATATTGTCGAGAATTTTGCCGTAAATTACGCTCATAATTCTATTCAAAGATCACTATACAACGAATTTAATATAGACATTTTAACCACAACCTATACCAAAACTCCCAAAAAAGACAAAAAGTATATGCTCTACGCGCATGTACCATTTTGTCACACATTCTGTCCATATTGCTCGTTTCATAAGTATCATTATGAGCAAGAGCTTGCAAAAGTTTACTTTGAAAATTTACGTGAAGAGATGAGGCAGGTTAAAGAGGCTGGATTTGACTTTGATTCACTTTATGTTGGCGGTGGCACGACGCTTATAAATGAACCTGAGCTTGAGAAAACGCTTAAGCTTGCAAAAGAGCTTTTTAGTATAGATGAAATTTCAGCGGAAAGCGATCCAAATCACATCTCACCCGAAAGTTTAGCCAGATTTGATGGATTAATTGATCGCTTAAGCGTTGGCGTACAAAGCTTTGATGATGAAACGTTAAAAAGAGTTGGCAGATACGAAAAATTTGGCTCAGCCAAGGAGATAAAAAGAAAACTTGAGCTCGCTCTTGGAAAGATCCCAGTCATTAGCCTGGATCTCATCTTTAACCTGCCAAATCAAACAAAAGAGCAGCTCATAAACGACATAAATACCGCAAAATCGATCTCTCCGCAGCAGATCACCTTCTATCCACTTATGAAATCAGAGCTAACAAGAGAGAATATAGCTCGCTCGCTCGGCGTTTCAAACATAGATAATGAGCGTGAATTTTATGAGATAATCACTGAAGAATTTAGCAAAAGTAACTACAAACAAAGCAATGCTTGGGCATTTTCAAATGAAAAAAGTGCTGACCTTCGTGACGAATATGTTGGCTCAAATTTAGAGTATCTTGGCGTTGGTAGCGGAGCATTTAGCTTTCTTAATGGCGAGCTTGTAATAAATGCGTTTAATCTACTTGAATACGGTAAAAGGATAAAAAATAGGCAAAGCCCAGTAATTGCTAAATGTGGTTTTAGCAAGAAAGAGAGACTTAAATACACATTTTTAACAAGGCTTTTTGATGGCGGAGTTGATATTAAAAGATATAACGATGAAAATAGCACAAACATTAACAAAGCCTTATTTATGGAGCTTAGCTTGCTTAAGCTTGTAAATGCGGTATATGAAGAAAATGGCATTATCAAGCCGACATTTTTTGGCAAATATATCTGCATCGTGCTTATGCGTGATTTTTACGCTGGTATGGACAAAGTGCGTGCTATATTTAAAGACGACGCTAAGATAAAACGAAGTAAGGTGCTTCGTATAATGAGCGAAAATACTGAACAAAAGTATGAGCCAAATATCATTCAGCCACGAGCTGCGATGTAA
- a CDS encoding NAD(P)H-quinone oxidoreductase subunit 3 — translation MPHSELESTYFGAFIILLLATCSFCLITFLSSKISKKLANRNTQRLKLGFYECGPTTVKQPNKINIHYFFYGILFILFDVEVIFMYPWAVDFRLLGIFGLIEMLLFVAILLIGFAYAWQKGVFKWQSIR, via the coding sequence ATGCCACATTCAGAGCTTGAAAGCACCTATTTTGGTGCATTTATCATACTTTTACTAGCGACTTGTTCATTTTGTTTAATAACATTCTTATCTTCAAAAATAAGTAAAAAATTAGCCAACCGCAATACCCAGCGTCTAAAACTTGGCTTTTATGAGTGTGGTCCAACCACCGTAAAACAGCCAAATAAGATAAATATCCACTACTTTTTTTATGGAATTTTATTTATTTTGTTTGATGTTGAGGTCATTTTTATGTATCCGTGGGCGGTGGATTTTAGGCTACTTGGAATTTTTGGACTAATCGAAATGTTGCTTTTTGTGGCGATTTTACTTATCGGCTTTGCTTATGCTTGGCAAAAAGGAGTCTTTAAATGGCAAAGCATCAGATAA
- a CDS encoding YegJ family protein, which produces MSFFKKILGKQIDLGKQMPIYFVSSDEDYMQHAFEQARESFRYFWREVYWERRRIVPMLDYAMVKICFLDVVNGEEVGEHMWIDDVEFDGETIYGTLVNEPDAVQNLKVGDQISAKIDEMSDWLFSIDGRAYGGFSVQAMRSRMQKKELKEHDKEWGLDFGDFNDILVVYEQKEHPENLIEHPMSKNTYEQVKQYIKEHPNMVTDADEFGYTQLHNEAIAGNLNLVNLLLENGADKNARTKSDKTAAEFAENLGWSEIAKVLK; this is translated from the coding sequence ATGAGCTTTTTTAAGAAAATTCTCGGTAAACAAATAGATCTTGGCAAGCAAATGCCAATCTATTTTGTAAGTAGCGACGAAGACTATATGCAGCATGCGTTTGAGCAGGCCAGAGAGAGCTTTAGATATTTTTGGCGTGAGGTTTACTGGGAGCGCCGCAGGATCGTACCTATGCTTGATTATGCGATGGTAAAAATTTGCTTTTTAGATGTCGTAAATGGCGAAGAAGTCGGAGAACACATGTGGATAGACGATGTGGAATTTGACGGCGAAACGATATATGGCACACTCGTAAACGAGCCTGACGCCGTGCAAAACCTGAAAGTAGGCGATCAAATAAGCGCAAAGATAGACGAGATGAGTGACTGGCTCTTTTCGATAGATGGACGCGCATACGGCGGATTTAGCGTGCAGGCGATGCGCTCACGCATGCAAAAGAAAGAGCTAAAAGAGCACGATAAAGAGTGGGGGCTTGATTTTGGCGATTTTAACGATATTTTGGTAGTTTACGAGCAAAAAGAACACCCTGAAAATTTGATAGAGCATCCAATGAGCAAAAATACATATGAGCAAGTAAAGCAGTATATAAAAGAGCACCCAAATATGGTCACAGACGCTGATGAGTTTGGCTATACGCAGCTTCACAACGAGGCGATCGCAGGAAATTTAAATCTTGTAAATCTTTTACTAGAAAACGGCGCTGATAAAAATGCCCGCACAAAAAGTGACAAAACGGCAGCTGAATTTGCTGAGAATTTGGGCTGGAGCGAAATCGCGAAGGTGCTTAAATAG
- a CDS encoding glutathionylspermidine synthase family protein, with translation MINLRKITPLNNEFMEKIGFAWHTDNDNSSYIADEIVQVKASEADAYYEAANELYDMYVNAAQHVIDNNLFHEIGIPFNLVDIIKNSWENDVHWHLYGRFDLAGGLDGKPIKLIEFNADTPTAVFETAIIQWAMLKLNHMDEAEQFNNLYEALKQNFKRLITLGDDNVNFEDVYEGWGILFSSIAGSIEDEQTVKLLQYIAKEAGFKTDFAYVDEVVFNDNEGIFKNDENFEYWFKLVPWESIAIDEGELALILSNIVKNQKAIIINPAYTLLFQSKGILKILWDLYPNHPLLLETSNEPLKGKKYVKKPVFGREGANVSIYDENGAQIASSDGEYDSNKAIYQEFYEFNQDERGESYQAGVFYAYEACALGYRKGGKILDNYSKFVGHFIKD, from the coding sequence ATGATAAATTTAAGAAAAATCACCCCATTAAACAACGAATTTATGGAGAAAATAGGCTTTGCATGGCACACAGATAACGACAATAGCTCGTATATCGCAGATGAGATCGTGCAGGTAAAAGCAAGTGAAGCGGATGCTTATTATGAGGCGGCAAATGAGCTATACGATATGTATGTAAATGCCGCTCAACATGTGATCGACAACAACCTTTTTCACGAGATAGGCATACCATTTAACCTTGTTGATATCATAAAAAATAGCTGGGAAAATGACGTTCATTGGCATCTTTATGGTAGATTTGATCTTGCAGGCGGGCTTGATGGCAAGCCGATAAAACTGATCGAATTTAACGCAGACACGCCAACGGCAGTCTTTGAGACGGCGATCATCCAGTGGGCGATGCTAAAACTAAATCATATGGATGAAGCTGAACAATTTAATAACCTTTACGAAGCTTTAAAACAAAATTTCAAGCGTCTAATTACTCTTGGCGACGATAATGTAAATTTTGAGGATGTTTACGAGGGTTGGGGGATACTCTTTAGCTCTATCGCTGGCAGTATCGAGGATGAGCAAACCGTGAAATTACTACAATACATCGCAAAAGAGGCCGGCTTTAAAACCGACTTTGCTTACGTTGACGAGGTTGTTTTTAACGATAATGAAGGTATTTTTAAAAATGATGAAAATTTCGAGTACTGGTTCAAGCTTGTCCCTTGGGAGAGCATAGCGATCGATGAGGGCGAGCTGGCTTTGATACTCTCAAACATTGTCAAAAATCAAAAAGCTATTATCATAAATCCAGCCTACACACTGCTTTTCCAAAGCAAAGGAATTTTAAAAATCCTTTGGGATCTTTATCCTAATCACCCGCTCTTGCTTGAAACCTCAAATGAGCCACTAAAAGGCAAAAAATATGTGAAAAAGCCGGTATTTGGCAGAGAAGGCGCAAACGTCTCGATATACGATGAAAACGGCGCACAAATAGCAAGCAGTGATGGCGAATACGACTCAAACAAAGCCATCTATCAAGAATTTTACGAGTTTAACCAAGATGAGAGGGGCGAGAGCTACCAAGCAGGCGTATTTTACGCTTATGAAGCGTGCGCACTTGGATATAGAAAAGGTGGCAAAATTTTAGATAACTACTCTAAATTTGTAGGACATTTTATTAAGGATTAA
- a CDS encoding NuoB/complex I 20 kDa subunit family protein — MAKHQINYAANGGLPVVLTTVDKLVQWGRSNSLWALSYGLACCAIEMMASGASRYDFDRFGTIFRASPRHSEVMIIAGTLTKKHAEFTRRLYDQMPEPKWVISMGSCANTGGMFNTYSTVQGIDRIIPVDIYIPGCAPRPETLQYALMMLQKKIRKQSAFRAQKPRKLEI; from the coding sequence ATGGCAAAGCATCAGATAAACTACGCTGCAAATGGCGGCTTGCCAGTAGTTTTAACAACCGTTGATAAGCTAGTTCAGTGGGGCAGGAGCAACTCGCTTTGGGCACTTAGCTACGGGCTTGCTTGCTGTGCGATAGAGATGATGGCAAGTGGCGCTAGTAGGTATGACTTTGATAGATTTGGCACTATATTTCGCGCCAGTCCAAGACACTCAGAGGTGATGATCATAGCTGGTACGCTAACTAAAAAACACGCTGAGTTTACAAGGCGTCTTTATGATCAGATGCCTGAGCCAAAATGGGTCATCTCGATGGGTAGCTGCGCAAACACTGGCGGCATGTTTAACACCTATTCAACCGTTCAAGGTATCGATAGAATAATACCAGTTGATATCTATATCCCAGGCTGTGCCCCGCGTCCAGAGACGCTTCAATACGCACTTATGATGCTTCAAAAAAAGATAAGAAAACAAAGTGCATTTAGGGCGCAAAAGCCAAGAAAGCTCGAGATATGA
- a CDS encoding D-2-hydroxyacid dehydrogenase — protein MKIVCLDAATLGENVDLSVFKKFGEFISYQKTKSDEVVPRLKGVDIVITNKVIIDKAVMEATNLKLICISATGMNNVDLEHAKAKNIVVKNVAGYSTASVVQHTFALLFELTNRIKFYDRYVKSGEWVKSEIFTYLGADISEIAGKEFGVIGLGEIGRGVAAAARAFGANVSYYSTSGANKNSEFAQKNLDELLRSSDIISIHAPLNEKTRNLLGANEINLLKDDAIVLNLGRGGIVDEVAMARAIDERNLRFGTDVLESEPMSKNSPFLNVKKKSNLLITPHVAWGSLEARKTLIAKIVTNIENFINESR, from the coding sequence ATGAAGATCGTTTGTTTAGACGCAGCAACGCTTGGAGAAAACGTAGATCTTAGTGTTTTTAAGAAATTTGGTGAGTTTATCAGCTACCAAAAGACTAAGAGCGATGAGGTTGTGCCTCGCCTAAAGGGCGTTGATATCGTCATCACAAACAAGGTCATCATCGACAAAGCCGTGATGGAGGCGACAAATTTAAAGCTCATTTGCATAAGCGCAACTGGCATGAATAATGTCGATCTAGAGCATGCAAAAGCTAAAAATATAGTCGTTAAAAACGTCGCTGGCTACTCAACCGCAAGCGTCGTGCAGCACACATTTGCCTTGCTTTTTGAGCTAACAAATCGCATCAAATTTTATGATCGCTACGTAAAAAGTGGCGAGTGGGTGAAGAGCGAAATTTTCACCTATCTTGGCGCAGATATCAGCGAGATCGCTGGCAAAGAGTTTGGCGTCATCGGACTTGGCGAGATAGGACGCGGCGTGGCGGCAGCGGCACGTGCATTTGGCGCAAACGTGAGCTACTACTCGACAAGCGGAGCAAATAAAAATAGCGAATTTGCGCAAAAAAACTTAGACGAGCTATTAAGAAGCAGCGACATCATCAGCATCCACGCACCACTAAATGAAAAGACTAGAAATTTACTAGGCGCAAACGAGATAAATTTATTAAAAGATGATGCGATAGTGCTAAATTTAGGACGTGGCGGCATAGTAGACGAAGTAGCGATGGCAAGAGCGATAGATGAGAGAAATTTACGCTTTGGTACGGACGTTTTGGAGAGCGAGCCAATGAGCAAAAATAGCCCATTTTTAAATGTAAAAAAGAAGTCAAATCTACTCATCACGCCGCACGTGGCATGGGGCAGCTTGGAGGCTAGAAAGACGCTCATCGCAAAGATCGTCACAAACATCGAAAATTTCATCAATGAGAGCAGATAA